Proteins encoded by one window of Cuniculiplasma divulgatum:
- a CDS encoding thiamine-phosphate kinase: MKLNKIGERAIIDRIFSTGDISQEPDDCSLMDCGEKYILFTTDSISEKIHIPELATPYEAGRFFGSINLSDVAAMAGIPESFMASYNLRNDMEIDYLEEFSRGLSNLLQEYKVEFAGGDTKEADENIFVGFCIGRQEKDLVRKRSYIGPDQILCLTGNIGKVGAAYISYKNGIDVRESSRRMLDIKPRLDVAEIISRSGARFMMDLSDGLFGCLSQMKHDYGYGFRIVEHEIKMHGSVDEISKITGVSKRDMAMNIGGDYELLFTIENDHFGEFSREMEKNNIDVSYIGNTWEGNNIIFNGERWENIEEKGWEHFSVEPDSSEE, encoded by the coding sequence ATGAAACTTAACAAAATTGGAGAACGGGCCATAATAGATAGAATATTTTCAACTGGAGATATATCACAGGAACCAGATGACTGTTCTCTGATGGACTGCGGAGAAAAATATATCCTGTTTACAACGGATTCCATAAGTGAGAAAATTCATATTCCTGAACTGGCAACCCCTTATGAAGCAGGAAGGTTTTTTGGAAGCATAAATTTGAGTGATGTGGCTGCAATGGCCGGTATTCCAGAAAGCTTCATGGCAAGTTACAATCTGAGGAATGACATGGAAATAGACTATCTTGAAGAGTTCTCTAGAGGCCTTTCAAACCTCCTTCAGGAATATAAGGTTGAATTTGCTGGCGGTGATACAAAGGAAGCTGACGAAAATATTTTTGTAGGGTTCTGTATAGGTAGACAGGAAAAGGATCTTGTAAGGAAGAGGTCATATATAGGTCCTGATCAGATTCTGTGCTTGACAGGTAATATAGGCAAAGTCGGCGCTGCTTACATATCCTATAAAAATGGGATTGATGTTAGAGAATCATCCAGAAGAATGCTAGATATTAAGCCAAGACTTGATGTTGCGGAAATTATTAGCAGGTCTGGAGCTAGATTTATGATGGATCTATCTGATGGTTTATTTGGTTGCCTCTCCCAGATGAAACATGATTATGGCTATGGTTTTAGAATAGTTGAACATGAGATTAAAATGCATGGTTCTGTTGATGAGATTTCCAAAATAACAGGTGTATCAAAAAGAGATATGGCAATGAATATTGGAGGTGACTATGAACTTCTGTTTACCATAGAGAATGATCACTTTGGCGAGTTTTCAAGAGAAATGGAAAAAAACAACATAGATGTAAGTTACATAGGGAACACGTGGGAAGGAAACAACATCATTTTTAATGGGGAGAGATGGGAAAATATTGAGGAAAAGGGATGGGAACATTTTTCAGTGGAACCTGATTCCTCAGAAGAATGA
- the ileS gene encoding isoleucine--tRNA ligase, which yields MVFSPIESGKNQKDIGREILDYWNQKNVFRAIIEMRKNGKDYTFLEGPPTANGIPHVGHALTRTIKDTVLRYKTMMGYNIKRRDAGWDCHGLPVELEAEKKFGFTTKLEIENFGVDKFNDYCRKSVFRYVEEWLEVDDKLGFWIDHDNAYVTLRNDYIESEWWALKTLFERGILYKDYRISPYCPRCGTTLSSHELAQGYKDTKDLSVYAKFKLNDGRYVLAWTTTPWTLPSNMFLAVNENIDYCDVQFNDETYVVAVNLVKNIFHDNYKILRTFKGKELINLKYERPIDFIKLPDNTCVIVHGDHVTLEEGTGVVHTAPAFGSEDFEIGKQQNVKLVNPVNLQGKFEYESLPWNGLFVKDADIEIVKYLKERNLALRSEKYEHSYPFCYRCGTPLLYYPIDAWFLGVSSFRKELVSNNEKINWVPAHIKEGRFGNFIEEAKDWNLSRNRYWGTPLPVWSCSNKHMKAIGSIDELIKNGAKKAPEDLHRPFVDEIKLKCEKCGEMMEREPYVIDTWFDSGSATYAATHYPFNGAKEPDIPVSFITEGIDQTRGWFYTLHVIGTLLFGKNAYENVFCAEFILDSQGRKMSKSKGNGVLAKEMIEKYGPDPSRLFFYTTVPWKPKPLVDKTVRETETKILGTLINIYTFFASNANLDNYVYKGLSSSDNDLDRWLVSRVNSTVSNVINAMDVYDFSQAQGQIAELIDDTSNFYLRLSRRRFWENSGEMQKNDAYSSLHFAIESICKMLAPIAPFTTEYIYRKLHPESLSIHAEMFPEVLVNLIDQELENQMAMSRKVLEAVRRGRQAAAIKGRQPIKEILIEGNSVTEKTLIPVREEINSGKIRFINENQKPVKTYLRPVLSKVAPILKEKMKDFNKFLEEINDSGEAKSFSRGTGISFEGQELPEGSVEILEEVSPSYTMVCEDTFNLYINKEIDHDLEVQGMVREIVRRIQVMRKEMDLPYDQHISVKYDGDDLIREAMKVSVGNIKSETLSDSIENSKFSGDDRESFTKNWDIDGRELKLAIRKM from the coding sequence ATGGTATTTTCACCAATAGAATCTGGCAAGAATCAAAAGGACATAGGTAGAGAAATTCTAGATTACTGGAATCAGAAAAATGTATTCAGAGCCATAATTGAAATGAGAAAGAACGGAAAGGATTACACTTTTCTGGAGGGACCACCAACAGCAAATGGAATACCACATGTAGGCCACGCTTTAACCAGAACCATAAAAGATACGGTTTTGAGATACAAGACAATGATGGGCTATAACATAAAGAGAAGGGATGCCGGCTGGGACTGTCACGGTCTTCCAGTAGAGCTGGAGGCAGAAAAGAAATTCGGATTTACAACCAAGCTGGAAATAGAGAATTTTGGAGTCGATAAGTTTAACGATTACTGCAGAAAGAGTGTATTTAGGTATGTGGAGGAGTGGCTGGAAGTTGATGATAAACTTGGGTTTTGGATAGATCATGACAACGCCTATGTGACATTGAGGAATGATTACATCGAAAGTGAGTGGTGGGCCCTCAAAACACTATTCGAAAGGGGAATACTCTACAAAGATTACAGGATTTCTCCGTACTGTCCAAGATGTGGTACAACACTCAGTTCACACGAACTTGCCCAGGGATATAAGGATACAAAAGATCTTTCTGTTTATGCAAAGTTTAAATTAAATGATGGCAGATATGTACTGGCGTGGACAACAACGCCGTGGACACTCCCTTCAAATATGTTTCTGGCCGTGAATGAGAATATAGATTACTGTGATGTTCAATTTAACGATGAAACATATGTTGTAGCAGTGAATCTGGTAAAAAACATTTTTCACGACAACTACAAAATATTAAGAACGTTTAAAGGTAAAGAACTAATAAATCTCAAGTATGAGAGACCTATAGATTTTATCAAACTACCTGATAATACCTGTGTGATAGTTCATGGAGATCATGTGACTCTTGAGGAAGGTACAGGTGTAGTACATACCGCTCCAGCTTTCGGGTCAGAAGATTTTGAGATAGGAAAGCAGCAGAATGTTAAGCTTGTAAACCCTGTGAATCTTCAGGGTAAATTTGAATACGAATCCTTACCGTGGAACGGTCTGTTTGTCAAGGATGCAGATATTGAGATTGTGAAATACCTGAAGGAAAGAAACCTTGCCCTGAGAAGTGAGAAATATGAGCACTCATATCCATTTTGCTACAGATGCGGGACGCCTCTTCTGTATTATCCAATTGATGCATGGTTCCTTGGAGTTTCATCTTTCAGGAAGGAACTTGTTAGTAACAACGAGAAAATAAACTGGGTTCCAGCACACATAAAGGAAGGACGTTTTGGTAATTTCATTGAGGAAGCGAAAGACTGGAATCTTTCAAGAAACAGGTACTGGGGAACGCCTCTTCCAGTATGGTCATGTAGTAACAAGCACATGAAGGCAATAGGTTCGATTGATGAACTTATAAAAAATGGAGCTAAAAAGGCACCAGAGGATCTCCACAGACCGTTTGTTGATGAAATAAAGCTAAAGTGCGAAAAATGCGGAGAAATGATGGAGAGAGAACCGTACGTAATAGACACATGGTTCGATTCAGGTTCAGCAACCTACGCTGCAACCCACTATCCATTTAACGGTGCAAAGGAGCCAGACATCCCAGTCTCATTTATAACAGAGGGAATAGATCAAACAAGAGGGTGGTTCTACACCCTTCATGTCATCGGAACACTTCTTTTCGGTAAAAATGCCTATGAAAATGTATTCTGTGCTGAATTTATCCTGGACTCTCAGGGAAGAAAAATGAGCAAGAGTAAGGGTAATGGGGTCCTTGCTAAGGAAATGATAGAAAAATATGGTCCGGACCCATCAAGGCTATTCTTCTATACCACCGTTCCCTGGAAGCCTAAACCCCTTGTGGATAAGACTGTGAGGGAAACAGAGACAAAAATACTTGGGACACTAATAAATATATACACATTCTTTGCTTCAAATGCTAATCTAGATAATTATGTTTATAAAGGACTTTCCAGCTCTGACAATGATCTTGATAGGTGGCTTGTTTCCAGGGTAAACTCCACAGTTTCAAACGTCATAAATGCAATGGATGTTTACGACTTCAGCCAGGCACAGGGGCAGATTGCAGAACTCATAGACGATACATCCAACTTTTATCTTCGGCTTTCACGAAGAAGATTCTGGGAAAATTCCGGAGAAATGCAGAAGAATGATGCATATAGTTCACTTCACTTTGCCATAGAAAGTATCTGCAAGATGCTGGCGCCAATAGCTCCATTCACGACTGAGTACATATACAGAAAGCTGCACCCAGAGTCATTAAGCATTCATGCTGAAATGTTCCCGGAAGTATTGGTGAATCTCATAGATCAGGAACTGGAAAATCAGATGGCAATGTCCAGGAAGGTGCTTGAAGCTGTAAGAAGGGGGCGACAGGCTGCTGCAATAAAGGGAAGGCAGCCTATCAAGGAAATCTTGATTGAAGGAAACAGTGTCACAGAGAAGACACTAATTCCAGTTAGAGAAGAGATAAACAGTGGAAAGATAAGATTCATAAATGAAAATCAGAAACCTGTAAAAACATATCTCAGACCTGTGCTGAGTAAGGTTGCACCCATATTGAAAGAAAAGATGAAAGATTTTAACAAGTTTCTGGAAGAAATAAACGATTCAGGAGAGGCAAAATCATTCTCAAGAGGAACCGGTATTTCATTTGAGGGTCAGGAGCTTCCAGAAGGATCAGTTGAGATACTTGAGGAGGTCTCACCAAGCTATACAATGGTCTGTGAGGATACCTTTAATCTGTATATTAACAAGGAAATAGACCATGATCTGGAGGTTCAGGGAATGGTCAGGGAAATTGTAAGGAGAATACAGGTGATGAGGAAGGAAATGGATCTGCCATACGATCAGCATATATCAGTTAAGTATGACGGAGATGATCTCATAAGAGAAGCCATGAAGGTATCTGTTGGAAACATAAAGTCAGAAACCCTGAGCGATAGTATAGAAAACTCAAAATTCTCTGGAGATGACAGAGAATCGTTTACGAAGAACTGGGATATAGATGGTAGGGAATTAAAACTGGCCATAAGGAAAATGTGA
- a CDS encoding translation initiation factor IF-2 subunit beta gives MDVDDYEKMLSKASDVLAKATVSQERLKIPKAIIMEEGKVTVVRNFMDIVEMINRDPKEVAKFLTKEFGIGMTIDGRRLIINRKISEEDFNNKMEQYMNVYVRCYECNSPDTEIIKEARVSLISCKACGAQHPINMSREIMIDRDEIRENKKYTVTIDSIGKSGEGRTKLYGTSIIVPGVKKGQTVKILVKKIRDNTAIAEVVKD, from the coding sequence ATGGATGTTGATGATTATGAGAAAATGCTTTCAAAAGCTTCAGATGTTCTTGCTAAGGCAACTGTAAGCCAGGAAAGATTGAAAATACCAAAGGCAATAATAATGGAAGAGGGAAAGGTTACTGTTGTCAGGAATTTCATGGATATTGTAGAGATGATAAATAGAGATCCGAAAGAAGTCGCAAAGTTTCTCACGAAGGAGTTTGGTATTGGAATGACAATAGATGGGAGAAGGCTCATCATTAATAGGAAAATATCTGAAGAGGACTTCAACAACAAGATGGAACAGTATATGAATGTGTACGTGAGATGCTATGAATGTAACTCCCCGGATACAGAAATTATCAAGGAGGCAAGGGTAAGCCTGATTTCATGTAAGGCATGTGGTGCGCAGCATCCCATTAATATGTCAAGGGAAATCATGATTGACAGGGATGAAATAAGAGAAAACAAAAAATATACAGTAACCATAGATTCCATTGGTAAATCAGGTGAAGGAAGGACAAAACTGTATGGAACCAGCATAATCGTTCCCGGGGTTAAGAAAGGGCAAACTGTGAAGATTCTGGTTAAAAAAATAAGGGATAATACAGCAATTGCGGAGGTAGTAAAGGATTAA
- a CDS encoding type II toxin-antitoxin system VapC family toxin, with product MDTNIIIYSVKQKINLLMELKFFDGNAEPFLNRCVVEELYGLSKKNKSAKIGLEMFGKIEVVDGEGRGDDCILDSCLKYNLCLLSSDRNLLRRATDLNLKTLTLQDGRRIGWF from the coding sequence ATAGATACAAATATAATAATATATTCAGTAAAACAGAAGATAAATCTTCTTATGGAACTGAAATTTTTCGACGGAAATGCTGAGCCATTTCTCAATAGATGTGTTGTTGAAGAGCTTTATGGACTTTCAAAGAAAAATAAAAGTGCAAAAATCGGACTTGAGATGTTTGGTAAGATAGAAGTGGTTGATGGCGAAGGGAGGGGCGATGATTGCATCCTTGACTCATGCTTGAAATACAACCTGTGTTTATTATCCAGTGACAGAAATCTGCTCAGAAGAGCAACTGATTTGAACTTGAAAACATTAACTCTTCAGGATGGTAGGAGGATAGGATGGTTCTGA
- a CDS encoding DUF120 domain-containing protein, producing MVLIKKEDSLSFDEYGALKTLARIKKKHGSIRLSSSELGEMLLASQQTASRLLIKMEERGFIKRVLTGKKQNITLEEKGINALYEEMAELSDLLGIMENFSISGTVSSGLGEGRYYVSKKPYVVQFSEKLGIIPYPGTLNVKILSEDESKLRMLRANEGILIEGFESDDRTYGDVKAFGCRIKNVECAAIFPYRSVYKDIIEIISSEYLREKLSLNDGDLVKIDFTIRN from the coding sequence ATGGTTCTGATAAAAAAAGAGGATAGTCTTTCATTTGATGAATATGGTGCATTAAAAACGCTTGCCAGAATAAAGAAAAAACATGGTAGCATAAGACTCAGTTCATCTGAGCTAGGCGAAATGCTCCTTGCGAGTCAGCAAACTGCATCTCGTTTGCTTATCAAAATGGAAGAAAGAGGATTTATTAAACGAGTACTCACTGGCAAGAAACAGAATATTACCCTTGAGGAAAAGGGAATCAATGCACTTTATGAGGAAATGGCTGAACTATCTGATTTACTTGGAATTATGGAGAATTTTTCAATTTCAGGGACGGTGAGTTCAGGACTGGGTGAAGGTAGATACTATGTGTCGAAAAAACCATACGTTGTGCAGTTTTCTGAAAAGCTAGGAATTATACCCTATCCAGGAACTCTAAATGTAAAAATATTGTCAGAAGATGAATCTAAGCTCAGAATGCTGAGAGCGAATGAAGGAATCCTTATTGAGGGTTTTGAATCAGACGATAGAACTTACGGTGACGTAAAGGCTTTCGGCTGCAGAATTAAAAATGTGGAATGTGCTGCTATCTTCCCTTACAGATCAGTCTATAAAGATATAATTGAGATTATAAGTTCAGAATATCTAAGAGAAAAGCTGAGTCTTAACGACGGTGATCTTGTTAAGATTGATTTTACCATTAGAAACTAA